In Exiguobacterium sp. 9-2, the genomic window CCGATCAATTCTGCGTCGTCTAGCTCGATCGCCTGTAACCATTGGCACTCGCGCTCCGAGCGGGCAGCAATGCCGACTGGTTCACATTGTTGTAAGAGTGTCCGTGCTTCTGTAATCGTTGCGACATCGGTCGAGAAGGATGCAGCGAGCTCCTCGTCCGATGTCCGCAATAAACCGTCCGCTTCTAAATACACGATGAGTTGTTCCGCCATATATCCTATTTCCTGTCTGACTGATTCTAAACGTATTTGTGCAAGAAGCTCGTCTTCATAGGATGCCAAATGTCCTGCCATCTGCTCGGCCTCTAACGAAACCTGATTCGGGTAATGGCGGTGCAATCGTCGTTTTAACCGCCGCCATTCCTCCTCGAGTTCTGCCGCTGGTTGCTCAAGTACGTGTAACTGATACTGTTGTGACGCCGATAACGTCATCTGTTGCGTTTGTTCCTGGCGTTGATCCATCGATTTCCCTCCCTCACTTCTTATTATAGAAGAAACGTTTTGAAAAACATGCTCTGAACCCCTTTTGAGTCGCTAGAGAAAAGAAAAGTCATCCTTCCCTATTGCTTTTCTGAAAAAATGTCGCTATACTATTAATTGTTCAGTACATCAGATGCACCCGTAGCTCAGGGGATAGAGCACTGGTTTCCGGTACCAGGTGTCGGGAGTTCGAATCTCTCCGGGTGTACCATTTATTCAACCACAAGGCAATGCCAGCAATGGCATTGCCTTTTTTCTATACTGATATGTTTCGTTTGCCCTTGTAATGGAAAAATACCTAAAAGTCGCATCGTATCTTTTGACCAATATTGACCAAAGGATTATGATAAGGATAAGTCGAATAGGAAGCTACATACCAACTATAAGGAGGCAAAGACTATGTTAATTCCAACAGTCATCGAACAAACAAACCGCGGGGAACGTGCTTACGATATCTACTCACGTTTGCTAAAAGACCGCATCATTCTTCTCGGGAGCGCGATTGACGACAACGTCGCCAACTCAGTCGTTGCCCAACTTCTGTTCTTAGCAGCAGAAGATCCAGATAAAGAAATCTCGCTTTACATCAATAGTCCAGGTGGTTCGATCACTGCCGGTATGGCGATTTACGATACAATGAACTTCATCAAACCACAAGTCTCAACGATTTGTATCGGTATGGCAGCATCGATGGGTGCGTTCTTGCTACAAGCAGGCGCAAAAGGAAAACGTTTCGCGTTACCAAACGCTGAAATCATGATCCACCAACCGCTCGGTGGTACACAAGGTCAAGCATCGGATATCAAAATCCATGCGGAGCGTATCATCAAAATGCGTGAGCACCTCAACAAAATCATGGCTGAAAACACAGGACAACCACTTGAAGTCATCGAACGCGATACAGAGCGTGACAACTTCATGTCAGCACAAGCTGCTGCTGATTACGGTCTCATCGACCGCGTCATGGAACGTGCATAAGTCATCCAGAGTGTCTTCTTCGGGAGGCACTTTTTTTGTATCCATAGAAAATCGAAGCCTTGTCGGTTATCGTTACATACAAAAAAACCTCCCGTTCCTTATAGAACGAGAGGGCGATGATCAGTCGATCAAGTCTGTGATGTCTGAAACGATATCGTGGTTTTCACGAATCAGCGAGTAGATCGCGTTCGCATGTGGCGAAAGCTCTTCTTCTGCTTGTAATTGTTTCAGGAATAAAGATGTTGCGAACGCAACGAGTGTGCTTTTCGGTACACCGATTGCTTTTGCTTTTTTTGTTAACACTTCATCAAACTTCGCATCGACTGTCAGCGAAATACGTTTCTTTTCGTTAGCCATTTCAAAAACTCCTTAATTCGAACATTTAGTTGCATCGACTATATATTATAGTAGACTATGGTTCATCCCGCAAGCGACCCTCTTATATGGCCCCTGTCATCGACTCGCCATTTCGTACTTTTTCAGCGATTTGATCAATCTTCCGCAACCGGTGATTGATCCCTGATTTTGAGATGGAGCCGCTTTCGACCATCTCACCAAGCTCTTGCAACGTGACGTCTTGATGTGTCACGCGCAAGATCGCGATCTCTTTCAATTTATCCGGTAAGACATCGAGTCCGACCGTTCGCTCGAGGAACTTAATATTTTCGACTTGGCGTAATGCTGCGCCAACCGTTTTGTTGAGGTTCGCTGTCTCACAGTTGACGAGACGGTTGACCGAGTTACGCATATCTTTTAAGATCCGGACGTCCTCGAACCGTAGCATCGATTGTGTCGCATCAACGAGCTTGAGGAAATCAGAAATCTTCTCGCTCTCCTTGATATAAAGGATATGTCCCTTTTTCCGTTCGATTGCCTTTGCGTTCAAATCAAAAACGTTTGATAGACCGCGGAGCGCCGCATTGTGTTCTTCATATAAGCTGAAGATCTCCAAGTGATACGACGACGTCGCCGGATTGTTGAGCGAACCCCCGGCGAGGAACGCCCCTCGTAAATACGCGCGTGCTTTTCGTTCATCGTTTAAGATCGTGTCACTGATGGAACGAATCATCGTGAATCCTTCTCCTAAAATCCCGAGGTCTTGCAAAATCTTATCCGCCTGTTGTTTGACGCGGACGATGTAGACATTATTCTTTTTCAGACGCATTTTCTTCCGAACGAGCAGATCGAGATGAACCCCGTATGCTTTTTTCAAAAGCGAATAGATCCGACGGGCAATCGAGGCATTCTCGGTCGAGATATCGAGTGTCAGACCACGTCCGAGACCGAACGAGATCGCACCGTTCATCCGGGCAAGCGCCGCGAGTTCCGCCTTCATCTCGTGATCGGTGATCGGAATCTGCGTTAATTCTTTTTTGACTTCTGAGGCAAAGCTCATGTCAGCTCCTCCTTTCCTTCGAGTTGACGCATCCGTCGAATCGACAACACTTTTCGCATGACGAGGCTTGCGACAGCATCTGAGTCATGACGGATGAAGTGATGATTGTAATCGACGATATCGTCCGCAAGCACTTCAACGCCTGCTAACTCGAATTGTTTTTCATTATAGGTGACGATGTCAGCGTGATCCTTTTGGTATTTCTTCAGGTAACTCGCATCGATCGATTCATTATTAACGATGATCGTATCGACGACTCCTTGTCCGAGGAAGCGTTCGAGTGCCGCTAAATGTTCATTGGCTGTGAACGCCGTCGTCTCACCGGGCTGCGTCATGACGTTACAGATGTAGACGACTGGAGCTAGCGATTGCTGGATTGCTTCCCGGATTTCGTCGATCAGAACGTTCGGGATGATACTCGTATAGAGACTACCCGGACCAAGGACGATGACATCGGCATCAAGAATCGCCTGAATCGCTTCCGGTACTGGACGGACATCTTGTTCTTCAAGGAATATCCGTTCAATCTTCTTACCGACCTTCGGAATCAACGACTCGCCTTTGACGATCGTCCCGTCCTCAAACTCGGCACAAAGTGTGATCGTCCGTTCCGTCGCCGGATAGACTTTTCCTTCCGCGTTCAACAGTTGCCCCATGACACCGATCGCTTCAACGAACGAACCGTTACAAAGTTGGGTTGCTGCCGTCAACATCAGATTTCCGAGTGAATGACCATGCAGTCCTTCCCCGGTCTCGAACCGGTACTGCATGATCCGGTCCATCAATGTCTCTGACTTCGATAAGGAGACGATGACGTTTCGGATATCGCCCGGCGGCAACATATTGAATTCCGTCCGCAAACGACCAGAACTGCCCCCGTCATCAGCAACGGTGACGATGGCTGTGATGTCAAGCGGGTAATGTTTCAGTCCACGAAGAAGCGTCGAGAGTCCTGTTCCACCACCGACAGCGACGACTTTACGTTCCCATTTCATCACTTCTCCCCCTTCGCATACACATAATCCCGGTGATTCGTCTCAATATGATACTGCGTCGCAAATTCTTTACTGATCGCTTCTGCAAACGTGATTGAGCGATGTTTCCCACCTGTACAACCGAGGGCGATGACGAGTTGCGACTTCCCTTCCCGCTCGTATTGCGGAATCAGGAATTCGAGCAGGTCGACGAGTTTTTTATAGAACAGCTTTGCTTCCGGCCATTGCATGACGTACGATGCCACTTCCTCGTCAAGTCCAGTTTTTGGACGCAACTCTGGAATGTAGAACGGGTTCGGTAAGAAGCGCAGGTCAAAGACAAGATCCGCATCAAGCGGTAAGCCATGTTTAAAGCCGAACGACATGACGTTGACCGTGAACGGAATCCGTGTGCCTTCCGTGAACTCCTTTAAGAGACGTTCTTTCAGTGCAAGCGGCTTGATGTCACTCGTATCAATCAGCATCTGTGCTTTATCGCGGAATCCTTCGAGCAACGTCCGTTCACGTTCGATTCCAATCAATGGTGAATCCGTCGGGGCAAGTGGATGCGAACGACGCGATTCCTTATAACGGCGGACAAGGACATCGTTTCGTGCATCAAGGTACAGCATCCGGATTTGTAAGTCCGTTTTCTTTAAATCCTCATAGACGACAAAAAAGCTGTCGATGAAATCACGCGCGCGGGTATCGATGGCAACGGCGATTTTAGGACGCACTTGTCCAATGACTTCGATGAGATGCGGCAGTAACGTCGGGGGTAGATTGTCGACACAAAAATAGCCTAAGTCCTCAAAGCTGTTCATTGCGACAGTCTTCCCAGCCCCACTCATACCCGTGATGATGACAAGTTGCGGTTGATTCTGTTCCATCTTTTCGCCCTCCAGACAACAGTTCCGTGTGTATTTTTTCGCTTCTTTTTCAGTATATCATAAAAAAAGAGCCAGCTTCACTGAAGTCTCCTTCAGTGAAACTGGTTCGATATTATGCGTGTGAGGATTCTTGTAATTCTTCAAGCAACGCTTCAATGAAATGCTGTGCATTTTGCGCGGCAATCGAACCATCGTTCGTTGCTGTAACGACTTGGCGCAATGTTTTTTCACGCACGTCACCAGCAGCAAAGATACCTTTGATGTTCGTTTCCATCGCTTCGTTCGTCACGACGTAACCTTGGTCGTTCAAAATACCGAGATCTTGGACGTAACCTGTGATTGGGTTCATTCCGATGTAGATGAAGACCCCATCAATCGGATGCGTCGTCACGTCAGCTGTTTTTGTATTAATTAGCTCGATACCGCCGACTTTCCCGTCTTGTTCGTTGATCTGTTTAACCGTATGGTTCCAGATGAAGTCGATTTTCGGGTTGTCGAACGCACGTTTTTGAAGGATTTTTTGAGCGCGGAGCTCATCACGACGGTGAACGATCGTGACTTTTTTCGCGAAACGTGTCAAGTAGACACCTTCTTCTACCGCAGAGTCCCCGCCACCGATGACGAAGAGTTCTTTTTCTTTAAAGAATGCGCCATCACAAACGGCACAATACGAGACACCGCGACCGCCGAGCTCTTCTTCTCCCGGTACGCCGATTTTTTTATATTGTGCACCAGACGCGATGATGATTGCCCGTGCGTAGTAATCTTTGTTGTGTGCATGAATCGTTTTGTATGCTTTACCGTCTTCGATGCTTCGAACATCTCCGTACGCATATTCTGCGCCGAATGCTTTCGAGTGGTCGAACATTTTTTGTGAGAGATCTGGTCCGAGGATGCTATCGTATCCTGGGTAGTTCTCGATATCTTCTGTGTTCGCCATCTGACCGCCCGGAATCCCGCGTTCGATCATCAATGTCGAAAGGTTCGCACGTGATGCATAAAGTGCGGCTGTCATCCCAGCAGGACCTGCCCCGATGATGATGACGTCATAAATTTTTTGTTCTGTTTCCGCCATGATTCCACCCCATTTATCGTAATCGTTGTAGTTTGAGTATAGGTGAGAATCCCCTAAACGTCTAACACTTTGCTTGCAGCGGTGCCAGCATCCGTTCATGTGTCCGGATCATTGACGCGACATGATCGAACGAACAATCGACGAGCGATGCGCATTCCTCGATCAACATTCCGTCTCGTAAATCATGGAACAGGTAAAGCAGTGATGCCGCGGATGCTTCAATTGAATCGAACGATTCTCCACTTAAGACGAGATGTGCGAAACGCTCATAAAAGTCCCCTTCAAGACTCATCCGTTCTTCGTCTGAAACGAATCGTTCTGCAAGACGGATCGTCTGCAATGCCCGGTGAATGCGTTCATCCACGACATCGGTCCGTCCTTCCATCTCGATGACAATCTGTTCCGTCAGTAACAGGACGTCTTCCCGGTCCGTTACTTCTGGCATCATCGACAATGCAAGCCGTGCTTCGGCATCGTTCAGCTTGCCAAGAAGAAGTGCCGTGAAGATTCGCGAGACGTCATCTTCCGTCTTCAACGCTTGGATGAGTGCCGAGCGAAACTGTAGGTTGTGGCGGATGTCATACGTATCCGTTTCTTCCTTTAACGCTTGTGCTTCGTCTGACTTTAAGAAAGCGGCTGCCTCTTCGACATGTCCTGTCTTATAAGCAGAGATCGATAACCAGTGCCCAAAGAGGGGATCTCCTCGGTACCCGCGACGCTCGAGTAATTTCAACTCTTCATAGGCGATATCGTACCGTCCGATGATCGCAAGTGTTGATGCGACCTTATAACGTGTCTCAAGATGCACGGAACGGACGTGTTCGAGCTGACGAGAGAGACGATGCGCCTCTTCATCCTGTCCCATCTCGTGTAGCAAGACGAGCGTGTTACAGAGGGCATGCAAATTCCCCGGGTTTCCTTCAAGGACCCGTTCGAGGGAAGCGAATGCCTGATCATTCTCTCCTAAATAAAACTCGACGATCGCGAGGTTGTTGTAGGCAGGCCAGAACGTCGGGTACTGGGCAATCAGTCCAGTCAACGTCTCCTGTGCCGCGAACAGCATCCCTTTATCGATCTGGCGTTGTGCTTGACCGTGCAGACGAATCAATTCGTCCTCTTCGTCGTCTTCCATCTCTTGTTCGAGATCAATCAGTTCCACGAGTGCGGCCGATGCCTCCGCGTGTTTACCGTTTGGTGCTTGCTCTAAATATTCCATCGCATGCTGTCGCGCTTCTTCATAAAGTGAGACGTGTGCGTAGTTATTCGCTAAATAAAAGAGTGCTTCCGTATTTGATGCGTCGAGTGCGCGTACTTGTTTCAAGACATCATTCGCATGATTGATTTCTCCTGTCTCGAATAAGACACGGGCATAACGGAGCAAATAACGGATGTCCGCTGGCTGAAGTGTCGTCGCCTCATCTAAATGATAGACGGCTTCATCCAGTCGCCCTTCCCGGTGCGCCTTCCGTCCGCGGAAATAAAAAAGTTCCGCTTGGCGCGCTGTTATCGCAAAGGGGTCTGCTTTGTATTTGGTTAATTCCATCATGATTCAAGCCCCCATAAATAGTAAACTGGTTTCGTAGTTGCAGACACAAGAATACCCTATCTCTAGAAGGCATGCAACAGAAAAAAACGCCGGAGTTCATCCCCAGCGTTTCGCATAAATCGATTCTAGTTCTTTGTAATTCTCTAAGCATTTTCGTACAAAAGCATCCGTCTCTGGATTCAGTCCTTCAAGACGTGCCACGTCCTTGTCATATGCCTGCCGTAAGCTCGTCGCATAATCGGGAATCTCTCCGTCATACGCATAAACGACTGCGGGCGAAACCGTGATCTTTTCGTGCTTATGCAAGGCGGTCCGAATATGAAAGAGCGGGACATCGACTTGGTTCGGTTGATGAAGATCTCCTTGAACCGGATGCTTTTCGACAGCCAGCACCTCCACGACGAGACCTTGTGGACGTTCGGCGAATAATCTTCCGAAATACTTTCCTGTCTTATACGTAAAGCGGATGTGCGTCATCTTTTTTCCTTCTTCCTTCTCACAGTTTTGTCACATTTCGTGCCGGCGAAGCGGCTGACTCGAGACGCGTTCGTTCGGAGCGATGTCCCGATGAACGACCGATCCGGCACCAACGACGGCACCATCTCCGATCGTCACGCCCGGTAGGATCGTCACGTTCGCACCGATCAAGACGTTACTTCCGATGACGACGTCACCTAAACGGTACTCCGTCGTCAAATATTCATGACAAAGAATCGTCGTATTGAAGCCGATGATCGTATTGTCACCAATCGTGATCCGCTCCGGGAACATCGTGTCTGGCATCACCATCAAGGCAAGTGCCGTCTTCTCCCCGATTTTCATCCGAAGACAAGTCCGGTAGAGCGTGTTCTTGAAGCGTAACGACGGGGCAAACCGACCAATCGTGACGATCGTAAAGCACCACATCACTTTAAAGAACGACACCGTCCGGTACATATGCCAGAGTGGATTCGTCGTTCCGACCTGAAACCGATCAGTTCGCCGTGCCATTTTGTTCCTCCAGCCAAGCTGCGAGATGATCCATCGAATCAATGATGACATCCGGTTCGAGAGCTTCTAAGTAAGCACGTCCTTTGATCGCCCAACCAACCGCGACCGTCTTCACTCCTGCGTTCTTGCCCCCAAGGATGTCCGTATCGTTGTCACCGACCATGATCGTCTCGTCTGGTGTTGATCCAAGTAACTGCATCGTTTTCTCAAACGGCTCGACGGCTGGTTTTTCTTCCGTTACGTCGTCCGCTGCGATGACAGCGTCAAAGAGTGACGTCAATCCGAATAACTCGATCCCGCGTAAGGCAACGCGACGACTCTTCGACGTCACGACCGCCATCTTATAGCCTGCTTCATGCAAACGGCGTAATCCGTCAAGCACACCTGGATACTCGAGTACAAGCGCGTCATGCATGGCAATGTTGTAGCTCCGGTAAAAAGCAACCATCTCTTTCCACTGTTCCGCGTTCATTGCTGAGAATGACTTTTCAAGCGTCGGACCGATGAACGGAAGCAGTTCCGCTTCCGTGAACGTCCGGTCGGGGTAATAGTAACTGAGCGTATGCTCGAAGCTTTTTAAGATCAATGGATTCGTATCAATCAACGTTCCATCTAAGTCAAACAAAAGTGTGCGAATCATCGATTACTTCGCCTCCTTTTTTGAACCGTCCAAGTAACGAACGGCATTGCGACGAATGACAAGCATGATCACACCGAAGATGACTAAACAAATCGAGACGACTTGCGCCGTCCGCAGTCCGTCAGCCATCAGACTATCCGTCCGGAGTCCTTCGATAAAGTAGCGTCCGATCGAATACCAAATCAAATAACCGAGGAAGACATATCCACGACGTGGGTTGAACTTCATCCGCCAGACGATTAATAGAATGACACCAATGATGTTCCAGACGCTTTCATAGAGGAATGTCGGTAAGTAGTATGTCCCGTCGATGTACATCTGATTGACGATCCAGTTTGGTAAGTGCAACGTATCTTGTAAGTACGACCATGTCGTCTCGCCGCCGTGTGCCTCTTGGTTGAAGAAGTTGCCCCAGCGTCCGACGGCTTGACCGAACAAGAGCGACGGTGCCAGGATATCAGCGATCTGCCAGAACGAGATCTTTTTCTTCCGCGTATAGATGATGACCGTCAAAATCGCGCCGATGATCGCGCCATGGATCGCGATCCCACCTTGGCGGATGTTGATGATTTGATCGAGATGCTGACTGTAGTAGTCCCACTCGAACGCGACGTAGTAAATCCGGGCACAGATGATACTGATCGGAATCGACCAGATGACGACATCGACCGCATACTCTTCATTGAAGCCGATCCGCTTCGATTCGAAGATCGCGATCAACAGGCCGACGACCGCACCGAGTGCGATGACGATCCCGTACCAGTAAATCGGTACCGGTCCGAGATTGATTGCGACGCGATCAAATGTTGGTTGTACAGAGGCTAGAGTTCCCATCAAAGACCACCATTCCCATCTTCAATTGCTTGCGCGAGACGTCCCGCGAATTCTTCTGCTGTATTAATGCCCATGTTTTTCAGGCGATAGTTCATCGCTGCCACCTCAATAATGACGGCGAGGTTTCGTCCGGGACGAACCGGAATCGTCAAGAACGGGATTTCCGTATCGATGATTTGAAGCGTCTCTTGATCCAGACCAACGCGGTCATAGATTTTCGATTGATCCCAAATCTCGAGGTTACAGACGAGGCTGATCTTCTTGTGCGAGCGAACAGCACCTGCACCGAACAACGTCATCACGTCGATGATCCCGATTCCACGAATTTCAAGCAGATGTTGAATCAACTTCGGTGCCGTTCCGACGAGAATCCCGTCACCCGTTTGACGAATCTCGACCGAGTCGTCTGCGACCAGACGATGACCCCGCTTGACGAGTTCGAGTGCTGTTTCCGATTTACCGACGCCACTTGCTCCTTTGATGAAGACGCCGACACCATAGATATCAACAAGGACACCATGCATTGCCGTCGTTGGCGCGAGTTCCGCTTCGAGGAAGTTCGTGATCTGTGACTCGACCGATGTCGTATGCCCTTTTGTCGTCAACAGTGGCACGTTCGTCTCGTCCGCAGCTTGGATGATCGCTTCCGGCACTTCAAATCCACGTGTGATCAAAATACCAGGTGTTTCATCTGTACAGAGGACGTTCGCTCGTTCACGTTGTTCCTCGTACGTTAAATTATTGAAGAACGTCAATTCTGTTTTTCCGAGAATTTGAAGACGTTCTGCCGGGTAATAAGCATAATAACCGGCAAGCACAAGGCCAGGTCGGCACAAATCAGCCGTTAGAATCGGGCGATGTAAGCCTTCTTCTCCCGTGACGATGTGGAGATTGAATTGTTTTACGATTTCAGCTGTTCGCACTTTTGGTTGCACGCTTCGTCAGCCCCTTTCACTTGAAGTATTGTACCATATTTTTATTCGGTTCATGGAATTGGATTAGAAGCATGATTTCTTGGGAATGGAATAAAGAGTTAATATTTTGAAGGAGGTTTTGCCATGATGTCAGGTGGCGGTATTTGGTTCGTTTTAATACTTATTTTATTCGGAATCCTCGCGATCGCCGGTTTCGTTTATCTCGTGATTTCGCTGATCGATATGTGGAAGGCTTACTCCCGGAATCAAGATCAAACAGCTCTCTTATTCTTTATTATTTCCATCATCGGGGTCTTCATCAGTGGGTCTTTCATCTCGTACGTCTTAGCCATCATTTTCTATTGGAATCGCGCACGCGGAAAGAGTTGGCTCGGCATTGGTCTGATTCTCGTTTCGATCGTTCTTGCAATCATCGGTGTCATCGCCTTACTCTCGTTCGGTTACGATATGAATAATATCGAGAACATGAACTTCGATGAACCGATGATGGATCAAGACTACAACTATTGATTTATGCTACACCCATCCACTTATGAGGATGGGTGTTTTTACATGTGCAGACGAAGTCGTTCCGCATGTGTGACTCCTACAGGAAAAAGCGCGGTCATCCACGCTGTCAGAAACAAACGAGCCTGAGGAAAGCATGCACAGCGGATACGATGTCATAAGAAAAGCGCAACCTCTTTTTCAAGAAGTTGCGCCGAGTATGCTTATAACGCTTGTGGACTGAGGTGAACACCGTGCGTGACTGAAATCGTACCAGTCTTCGTATCCGCTTCGACCTCAATTTTAGGTGAACGACCGCGCCCTGAGACGAAATGGAGTTTCCGGTTGACGATCTCTTTTTGATCCCGAATCAATTCCATATCGTCAAGATTGCAGTTGAGACCACCAAAGTTCGTCTCAAGTTCTCCGTAGACTTCAGCGCCATGCGGCAACATCAAGGCGATGCTTCCAGCAAGTGACGAGGCTTTGACTTTCGCATTTTGCGCTGTCTTCAGCTCGCAACGTACGTTTCCGTTCGCTGTTTTCAATTCTGAACGTTCGAAGACACCAGTCGTGATGATTTGACCGTTGGCTGTCTTCGCTTTCAAGACCTTCAACTCCGACTCTTCGATTTCGATCGAGCCGTTCGCTGTCGATACTTTGACATCTTCACTGAAGAGGTCACGGACGTTGACCCGACCGTTCGCCGTCATCAGTTGAGCGGACGTCGTATCGAGTGACGATAACGAAATCTCCCCGTTCAACGTCTGTAAGACGAATGACTCGTAATGACGGCGTGGTACTTTCAGGTGGACTGTCGCACGAACACTCTTATCCTTCAAACGAATTGAGAGTGTATTCGCCGACACTGCGTGCTGAACAGCAGCTTGTAGTTGCTCAAGCGCCTGTTCTTCCGTCACCTGTTGGCGGCGGAGCGGACGTCCTGTCACCGTTAATTCGCATTCTTCGAGATCACTCGGTTCAACGACCAAGTTCGCATTGAACAGATCGACGTGAACCGTCTCACCGCTGAACGGGAATTGTTTGACGTAGGTGACGTTCGGACCGGACGCCTGATTAAGCGAAAGATCACTGTCCTTGATCCGGCTGACGAGATTATCGAACGCTGACATGACTTTCGTCGTCAACGAATCGACGGAATACTGGTCGACCCGATCATATTGTTCTGGTTCATCGACGTACTTATGTTCACTGGCAGAAGTTGCACGTTCGTCGATCGCTTCGAGCC contains:
- a CDS encoding DUF4097 family beta strand repeat-containing protein; the encoded protein is MKQDMRQLILEQVKEGKLTIDEALDKLERLEAIDERATSASEHKYVDEPEQYDRVDQYSVDSLTTKVMSAFDNLVSRIKDSDLSLNQASGPNVTYVKQFPFSGETVHVDLFNANLVVEPSDLEECELTVTGRPLRRQQVTEEQALEQLQAAVQHAVSANTLSIRLKDKSVRATVHLKVPRRHYESFVLQTLNGEISLSSLDTTSAQLMTANGRVNVRDLFSEDVKVSTANGSIEIEESELKVLKAKTANGQIITTGVFERSELKTANGNVRCELKTAQNAKVKASSLAGSIALMLPHGAEVYGELETNFGGLNCNLDDMELIRDQKEIVNRKLHFVSGRGRSPKIEVEADTKTGTISVTHGVHLSPQAL